The following coding sequences are from one Armatimonadota bacterium window:
- a CDS encoding ABC transporter substrate-binding protein has translation MQRRGWMLAGLSVLVLVGSFGALAGPSVSDSVRLPEPTTVRVVVIPGVQDFVINVMQKQGFDRKYNLVLDIRRVLQPQFADQAVAERLVDVGFMGLVGAVKARAEGKGVVIFNVLTGPSNLVLAPQASPVRTLADLRGKKVGTFSGPGSATYAMLMAVGRYVYGIDLEREAQLISAPNPALKGLMDRGELAAALFGTVDGVKVFLEGRYRVVSDLTEDFQKRFGRVAAHVVMATTEDYARRRPEVLRAFSAAYKDTMRYVDRQRQVWVEYARELEFPSPEAAAVLLRQRMGSRFIRNWDEAQRRVQEQFIRILIEVLGPERFVRDIPPGLMRLDLQPRQ, from the coding sequence ATGCAGAGGCGTGGATGGATGCTCGCAGGTCTGAGCGTGCTCGTCCTGGTCGGCTCCTTTGGCGCTCTGGCCGGCCCGTCCGTCTCGGATTCCGTGCGCCTTCCGGAGCCAACCACCGTTCGGGTGGTGGTCATTCCTGGAGTGCAGGACTTCGTGATCAACGTGATGCAAAAACAGGGATTTGACCGTAAGTACAACCTGGTGCTGGACATCCGGCGGGTGCTTCAGCCCCAGTTCGCGGACCAGGCGGTGGCGGAGCGACTGGTGGACGTCGGGTTCATGGGCCTGGTGGGGGCGGTGAAGGCACGGGCGGAGGGGAAGGGAGTCGTGATCTTCAACGTGCTCACGGGCCCATCAAACTTGGTCCTTGCGCCCCAGGCCTCCCCCGTGCGGACCCTGGCGGACCTTCGGGGAAAGAAGGTGGGGACGTTCAGTGGCCCGGGAAGCGCTACGTATGCCATGCTGATGGCCGTGGGGCGGTACGTGTACGGGATAGATCTGGAACGGGAGGCCCAGCTGATCTCCGCACCTAATCCGGCCCTTAAGGGGCTTATGGATCGGGGGGAACTGGCGGCGGCGTTGTTCGGTACCGTGGACGGCGTCAAGGTGTTCCTCGAAGGTCGCTATCGGGTGGTGAGCGACCTCACGGAGGATTTCCAGAAGCGGTTTGGGCGGGTGGCGGCCCACGTGGTGATGGCCACCACGGAGGACTACGCCCGCCGGCGTCCGGAGGTGCTGCGGGCCTTCTCGGCTGCGTACAAGGACACCATGCGGTACGTGGATCGGCAGCGCCAGGTGTGGGTGGAGTACGCCCGGGAGCTGGAGTTCCCCAGCCCGGAGGCCGCAGCGGTACTGCTGCGTCAACGGATGGGAAGCCGGTTCATCCGGAACTGGGACGAAGCGCAACGGAGGGTGCAGGAGCAGTTCATCCGGATTCTGATCGAGGTGTTGGGCCCGGAACGGTTCGTCCGGGATATTCCTCCAGGACTCATGCGGCTGGATCTGCAGCCGCGGCAGTAG
- a CDS encoding ABC transporter permease — protein sequence MAWRNWSFRLLGVTGMLLVWAGAASMLPETVLPGPSAVLQTIWRNLHQPETFYHIGVTVRRVLVGMGLALGGGTLIGVVMGISRVGEWMLDTWVLVGLTIPAVVYGIVSVLWFGLNDLAAFAAIGISAFPAIAINMWQGVKAIDLSLVHMGKAFRLCRRSLVLKVVLPQTVPYLLAAMRYALGTSWKIATVVELIGLSSGVGYMLHYWYGMFSMRQVLAWTLTFTGVLVLFEFLVLKPLDWWVTRWRPRVSA from the coding sequence ATGGCCTGGCGGAACTGGTCCTTCCGGCTCCTGGGAGTTACGGGGATGCTGCTGGTCTGGGCTGGGGCTGCTTCCATGCTCCCCGAGACGGTCCTGCCGGGGCCCTCCGCGGTGTTGCAGACCATCTGGCGGAATCTCCACCAGCCGGAGACCTTCTACCACATCGGCGTCACCGTACGGCGGGTGCTGGTGGGCATGGGACTGGCCCTGGGGGGAGGTACGTTGATCGGGGTGGTTATGGGGATCTCCCGGGTGGGGGAGTGGATGCTGGACACCTGGGTCCTGGTGGGCCTCACCATCCCCGCCGTGGTGTACGGAATCGTGAGCGTCCTCTGGTTCGGCCTTAACGACCTCGCGGCGTTTGCCGCCATCGGGATCTCCGCGTTTCCTGCCATCGCCATCAACATGTGGCAGGGGGTGAAGGCCATCGATCTCTCCCTGGTGCACATGGGCAAAGCCTTCCGGCTCTGCCGGAGGTCCCTGGTCCTGAAGGTGGTCCTCCCGCAGACCGTGCCCTATCTGCTGGCCGCGATGCGGTATGCCCTGGGAACCTCGTGGAAGATCGCCACCGTGGTGGAGCTGATCGGGCTGTCGAGCGGTGTGGGGTACATGCTGCACTACTGGTACGGCATGTTCTCCATGCGGCAGGTGCTGGCGTGGACCCTGACGTTCACGGGTGTGCTCGTGCTCTTCGAATTCCTGGTGCTCAAACCCCTGGATTGGTGGGTGACCCGATGGCGGCCCAGGGTCTCGGCGTAG
- a CDS encoding ABC transporter ATP-binding protein, with translation MAAQGLGVGREPVRAIPKIRMERVSKWFRLPRGGRLVVLERLDLEIEEGALVSIVGPSGCGKSTLLNILAGLESVSEGRIWMDGREVEQSGVRVGYVFQQPRLLSWRTLRGNVLLPLEEMRLPREEREARADRYLALVGLREFAHYYPLQVSGGMQQRVAIARALAVEPEVLLADEPFSALDEITARRMREEFVRIWQATGRTVLFVTHSIREVVYLSTRVVVVTPRPARIYLDVPVPVPYPRAYEDDRLFALEKEITREFLRMEELVGPSRGMA, from the coding sequence ATGGCGGCCCAGGGTCTCGGCGTAGGAAGGGAGCCCGTGCGGGCAATCCCCAAGATCCGGATGGAACGGGTCTCGAAGTGGTTCCGGCTCCCCCGGGGCGGGAGGCTCGTGGTCCTGGAGCGACTGGACCTGGAAATCGAGGAAGGGGCACTGGTCTCCATCGTGGGGCCCTCGGGATGCGGGAAATCCACCTTGCTGAACATCCTGGCGGGATTGGAATCCGTTTCGGAGGGGCGGATCTGGATGGATGGAAGGGAGGTGGAGCAAAGCGGGGTGCGGGTGGGGTACGTGTTCCAGCAGCCGCGATTGCTCAGTTGGCGCACCCTGCGGGGGAACGTGCTGCTCCCGCTGGAGGAGATGCGCTTGCCGCGCGAGGAGCGGGAGGCCCGGGCGGATCGGTACCTGGCCCTGGTGGGACTCCGGGAGTTTGCGCACTACTACCCACTGCAGGTGTCCGGAGGGATGCAACAACGGGTGGCCATCGCCCGAGCGCTGGCGGTAGAACCGGAGGTGCTGTTGGCGGATGAGCCGTTTTCCGCCCTGGATGAGATCACGGCCCGTCGGATGCGGGAGGAGTTCGTGCGGATCTGGCAGGCCACGGGTCGGACGGTTCTGTTCGTGACGCACAGCATTCGGGAAGTGGTATATCTGTCGACCCGGGTGGTGGTGGTGACCCCCCGGCCCGCCCGGATCTATCTGGACGTGCCCGTGCCGGTGCCGTATCCGAGGGCATACGAGGACGACCGACTGTTCGCCCTAGAGAAGGAGATCACCCGGGAGTTCCTCCGGATGGAGGAACTGGTCGGGCCTTCCAGAGGGATGGCGTGA
- a CDS encoding aconitase/3-isopropylmalate dehydratase large subunit family protein, protein MTMVEKILARASGRTRVEPGEVVVAKVDLILLHDLSGYLTARVFEEKVRLPMRHPERVVMVFDHHFSPPTEEGARLLEENRAFARRYGIRLFDCGHGNIHNVAVWAGLVRPGMVVVGSDSHTPVHGTLGCFAAALGNDSHAALGFPYGKAWFRVPHTVRIELTGEHRPGVTPRDAALWLAATIGEGGAIYKALEFDGPYIRRLGFWDRWLFPLITVDVGAKCGYIEPDEVTEAFVRSVTADPYEVVRGDPDRAYEAVWRYDVSDLEPQVACPPTVGNVKSVTEVAGTPVQWAELGGHGGCRIEDIRLAARILRGRRKHPEVKFNIVPASRAVFAQALREGLVELLHEAGATWFPPSAGSNQAINMGAMAAGEAMISTHSRNFPGRNGSPEARMYLASALTVAASAVAGCIADPREFLGEGGK, encoded by the coding sequence ATGACCATGGTGGAGAAGATCCTGGCGCGCGCCAGCGGGCGCACCCGGGTGGAGCCCGGAGAGGTGGTGGTGGCGAAGGTGGACCTCATCCTGCTCCACGACCTCAGCGGATACCTGACGGCCCGAGTGTTCGAGGAGAAGGTGCGGCTGCCCATGCGGCACCCGGAGCGGGTGGTGATGGTCTTCGACCACCACTTCTCCCCCCCCACGGAGGAGGGTGCGCGGCTGCTGGAGGAGAACCGGGCCTTTGCCCGGCGGTACGGGATCCGGCTGTTTGACTGCGGGCACGGCAACATCCACAATGTGGCGGTGTGGGCTGGGCTCGTGCGCCCGGGGATGGTGGTGGTGGGCTCCGACAGCCACACCCCGGTCCACGGGACGCTTGGCTGTTTTGCGGCGGCCCTGGGCAACGATTCCCACGCCGCCCTGGGGTTCCCCTACGGGAAGGCTTGGTTCCGGGTACCTCATACCGTCCGTATTGAGCTCACCGGGGAGCATCGCCCCGGTGTGACCCCCCGAGATGCGGCCCTGTGGCTTGCGGCCACCATCGGGGAAGGGGGCGCCATCTATAAGGCCCTGGAGTTCGATGGCCCCTACATCCGGCGATTGGGCTTCTGGGACCGCTGGCTGTTCCCCCTCATCACGGTGGATGTGGGCGCGAAGTGCGGGTACATCGAACCGGATGAGGTCACCGAAGCCTTCGTCCGATCCGTTACCGCGGATCCCTATGAAGTGGTGCGGGGAGATCCGGATCGGGCGTATGAGGCGGTGTGGCGGTACGACGTGAGCGATCTAGAGCCCCAGGTGGCCTGTCCACCCACGGTGGGAAATGTGAAGTCGGTGACGGAGGTGGCGGGTACTCCCGTTCAGTGGGCGGAGCTGGGAGGGCACGGCGGGTGTCGGATCGAGGACATCCGGCTTGCGGCACGGATCTTGAGGGGTCGCAGAAAGCACCCGGAGGTGAAGTTCAACATCGTGCCGGCAAGCCGCGCGGTCTTCGCCCAGGCTCTCCGAGAAGGCCTCGTGGAGCTTCTGCACGAGGCGGGAGCGACGTGGTTTCCCCCCAGCGCAGGGAGCAACCAGGCCATTAACATGGGAGCCATGGCGGCGGGCGAGGCCATGATCTCCACCCATTCCCGCAACTTCCCCGGCCGCAACGGGAGCCCGGAGGCTCGGATGTACCTGGCCAGCGCACTTACGGTGGCCGCTTCCGCCGTAGCCGGTTGCATCGCAGATCCCCGGGAGTTCCTCGGAGAGGGAGGGAAGTAA
- a CDS encoding 3-isopropylmalate dehydratase, protein MRFRGRCWKFGDHIPTDQIVPSHLVYRPMSEIVRHVLVNLKPEFPERVQPGDIVVAGKHFGQSSGRAIAAKAIQATGVACVVAESFARTFYRNAFEIGLAVVECPGISEAVREGDILEVDLESGWVRNETTGRELRGEPTPPFLLEMLRAGGLIPFVPRLLQGGET, encoded by the coding sequence ATGCGGTTCCGTGGACGGTGCTGGAAGTTCGGGGACCACATCCCCACGGATCAGATCGTGCCCTCGCATCTGGTGTACCGTCCCATGTCGGAGATCGTGCGACACGTGCTGGTGAACTTGAAGCCGGAGTTTCCTGAGCGCGTGCAACCCGGAGACATCGTGGTGGCGGGGAAACACTTCGGACAGTCCTCCGGCCGGGCCATCGCGGCCAAGGCCATTCAGGCCACGGGCGTGGCCTGCGTGGTGGCCGAAAGCTTCGCCCGCACCTTCTACCGAAACGCCTTCGAGATCGGCCTTGCCGTTGTGGAATGCCCGGGGATCTCGGAGGCCGTGCGGGAAGGGGACATCCTGGAGGTGGACCTGGAGAGCGGATGGGTTCGTAACGAGACCACGGGCCGGGAGCTCCGGGGGGAGCCCACCCCTCCCTTCCTCCTCGAAATGCTGCGGGCGGGGGGGTTGATCCCGTTTGTGCCGCGGTTGCTGCAGGGTGGGGAAACGTGA
- a CDS encoding cyclase family protein → MKFRIVDLSVRVDHASPDEPWPAEVRRVDHRAAALQRAAAFGIAPDEFPEGLHLANEEWRLITHVGTHMDAPWHYGPTSGGRRARFIDEIPLEWCFGPGVVLDVSHRGAGEEILQADLERSVREIGYTLRPGDIVLLHTGCDAYLGMREYLEAHPGLSREGLLWLLDQGIRVIGIDAYSLDRPFRVMADAYQQMGTKALFPAHYAGREREYCQIEKLCNLKAIGRAWGFWVAAFPIKLAGSGAGWVRAVALVPEEDKGRGG, encoded by the coding sequence GTGAAGTTCCGAATCGTGGACTTAAGCGTGCGCGTGGACCACGCTAGCCCGGACGAACCCTGGCCTGCGGAGGTCCGGCGGGTGGATCACCGGGCCGCGGCTCTCCAGAGAGCCGCGGCCTTCGGTATCGCCCCCGATGAGTTCCCGGAGGGGCTCCACCTTGCCAACGAGGAGTGGCGCCTCATCACCCACGTGGGTACCCACATGGATGCCCCCTGGCACTATGGTCCCACCTCCGGAGGGCGGAGAGCGCGGTTCATCGACGAGATCCCCCTGGAGTGGTGCTTCGGCCCCGGGGTGGTGCTGGATGTGAGCCATCGGGGGGCGGGGGAGGAGATCCTCCAGGCGGACCTGGAACGATCCGTGCGGGAGATCGGCTACACCCTCAGGCCAGGGGACATCGTCCTGCTCCATACCGGGTGCGACGCCTATCTGGGCATGAGGGAGTACCTGGAGGCACACCCCGGACTTTCCCGGGAGGGTCTGTTGTGGCTGCTGGATCAGGGGATTCGGGTGATCGGAATCGACGCGTACAGTCTGGATCGGCCGTTTCGGGTGATGGCGGATGCCTACCAGCAGATGGGGACAAAGGCTCTGTTCCCTGCGCACTATGCGGGACGGGAGCGGGAGTACTGCCAGATCGAAAAGCTGTGCAACCTGAAGGCCATCGGTCGAGCGTGGGGGTTCTGGGTGGCGGCGTTTCCCATCAAACTGGCAGGCTCGGGAGCGGGATGGGTCCGGGCCGTGGCACTTGTTCCGGAGGAGGACAAAGGAAGGGGAGGGTAG
- a CDS encoding ABC transporter substrate-binding protein has translation MGGLWRAGAVVLFLSVLWPGALAGQERLERIRVGTVGTTADAGIYIAQEKGFFREERVEVMVQNTFRTGGEMIPFVATGELPVAGGAMDAAFINAVRQGIRMRAVATKGSMKQQVLVVRRDLFERGLRTVAGLRGRRIAVSSPSGAVAFELQEALRTAGLTLDDVQLVTLRFVDMPIALQNGSVDAALMIEPSRTVAVEGLNVARDLMTLDRVLPDFPIGVLFYGERMVQERDLGTRWMAAYVRGLRYYERARREGRLEEIRRILSRYLQYEGVVWERMIWPDLRPDGTFDVRYLRPLQEFMVARKAIGGVVPTEELVDFGFLQRAHEHLRRRGIRD, from the coding sequence ATGGGAGGACTGTGGCGGGCGGGAGCTGTCGTGCTGTTCCTATCGGTCCTCTGGCCAGGGGCACTGGCCGGGCAGGAGCGTCTGGAACGCATCCGGGTGGGAACCGTAGGCACCACGGCGGATGCAGGGATCTACATAGCCCAGGAGAAGGGGTTCTTCCGGGAGGAGCGGGTGGAGGTGATGGTCCAGAACACCTTCCGGACGGGCGGGGAGATGATTCCCTTTGTGGCCACGGGAGAGCTCCCGGTGGCGGGCGGGGCGATGGATGCGGCGTTCATCAACGCGGTACGCCAGGGGATTCGGATGCGGGCGGTGGCCACAAAGGGGAGCATGAAGCAGCAGGTGCTGGTGGTCCGTCGCGATCTCTTTGAACGGGGACTGCGAACGGTGGCGGGCCTCCGGGGCCGGAGGATCGCGGTGAGCAGTCCCAGCGGGGCGGTGGCATTCGAACTCCAGGAGGCCCTGCGGACCGCAGGCCTCACCCTGGACGACGTACAGCTGGTAACCCTGCGGTTTGTGGACATGCCCATCGCCCTGCAGAACGGGTCCGTGGACGCGGCACTCATGATCGAGCCTTCCCGGACGGTGGCGGTGGAGGGGTTGAACGTCGCCCGGGATCTGATGACCTTGGACCGGGTGCTCCCCGATTTCCCCATCGGCGTCCTCTTCTACGGGGAACGGATGGTTCAGGAGCGGGATCTGGGAACCCGGTGGATGGCGGCCTACGTACGGGGTCTGCGGTACTACGAACGGGCCCGGCGGGAGGGTCGGCTGGAAGAGATACGGCGGATTCTAAGCAGGTATCTGCAGTACGAAGGGGTGGTTTGGGAGCGGATGATCTGGCCGGATCTGCGGCCGGATGGGACTTTCGATGTGAGATACCTGCGGCCGCTCCAGGAATTCATGGTGGCCCGCAAGGCCATCGGGGGAGTGGTGCCCACCGAAGAGCTCGTAGACTTCGGGTTCCTGCAGAGGGCGCACGAACACCTGCGCCGAAGGGGAATCCGCGACTAA
- a CDS encoding CocE/NonD family hydrolase — MSDGVHLSCDIFRPDADGRFPVILGCHPYEPTGQAAPIRPGPLSTTRWRHPGQERTNASLEAGDPYFFARRGYVHAICNVRGTGRSEGLWQFMGRREAQDVCELIRWIRQQPWCSGRVGMFGVSYFARIQLFVAAEHPEGLTCLFCPWASTDFYRDVMYRGGILAYDWLVGWSRTSLSYARCRPANHTKAILGERAYREAIAGLLEDEDLWSIPELRSALQNPEEGMHPFIVDVLLHPLYDEFWKERSARLRDIEIPAYLGGDWGIFGLHLPGAFRSWRQMRGPKKMLIGPPVYLDRPLYQLHFEALRWFDYWLKGMETRILEEPPVRLFVVGLEEWRETTDWPVPGTRWVPFFLHEGGLLLDREPFGEEGSDAFEDSPWYRGALEYATPPMVETTEILGPMVLKLYASSTDTELFWVASVYREDREGSRKLLTRGWLRGSQRHVDWDASTPWEVHHPHDRREPLRPGEIYEFFLNIVPTGVLLRPGERLRLKLSSAEDPPTTPLEGIGSGSLRRQAPSRITVYRNARFPSFLLVPITRGNLLGSFVSGGRWPQSVG; from the coding sequence ATGAGCGACGGAGTACATCTGAGCTGCGACATCTTTCGGCCAGACGCCGACGGCCGCTTCCCCGTCATTCTGGGTTGCCATCCGTACGAACCTACCGGACAGGCGGCTCCCATCCGGCCCGGGCCCCTCTCCACCACCCGATGGCGCCATCCGGGCCAGGAGAGAACCAACGCCTCATTGGAAGCGGGAGATCCGTACTTCTTCGCCCGCCGGGGCTACGTGCACGCGATCTGCAACGTGCGGGGGACGGGGCGGTCGGAGGGACTCTGGCAGTTCATGGGTCGACGGGAGGCCCAGGACGTGTGCGAGCTCATCCGATGGATCCGGCAACAGCCCTGGTGCAGCGGTCGGGTGGGCATGTTTGGGGTCTCCTATTTTGCGCGGATCCAGCTGTTCGTGGCCGCAGAGCATCCGGAAGGACTAACGTGCCTGTTCTGCCCATGGGCCTCCACGGACTTCTACCGGGACGTGATGTATCGCGGGGGGATTCTGGCCTACGACTGGCTCGTGGGGTGGAGCCGTACCTCCCTCTCCTACGCCAGATGCCGGCCGGCAAACCACACCAAGGCCATTCTGGGGGAACGAGCTTACCGGGAGGCCATCGCGGGGCTCCTGGAGGACGAGGATCTATGGAGCATTCCGGAACTCCGTTCTGCGCTTCAGAATCCGGAGGAAGGGATGCATCCCTTCATCGTGGATGTTCTCCTGCATCCCCTGTACGATGAGTTCTGGAAGGAGCGCTCCGCACGGCTGAGGGACATCGAGATCCCTGCGTATCTGGGAGGAGATTGGGGGATCTTCGGCCTCCACCTGCCCGGGGCATTTCGGAGCTGGCGACAGATGCGGGGTCCCAAGAAGATGCTGATCGGGCCCCCGGTGTACCTGGATCGTCCCCTCTACCAGCTCCATTTCGAAGCCCTTCGGTGGTTCGATTACTGGCTCAAGGGAATGGAGACCCGCATCCTCGAGGAGCCCCCAGTTCGACTGTTCGTCGTGGGCCTGGAGGAATGGCGGGAGACTACGGACTGGCCGGTTCCGGGTACGCGGTGGGTGCCCTTCTTCCTGCACGAGGGAGGACTGCTCCTGGACCGTGAACCCTTTGGGGAGGAGGGCAGCGACGCGTTCGAGGACTCCCCCTGGTACCGGGGGGCCCTGGAGTACGCGACCCCGCCGATGGTGGAGACCACGGAGATCCTCGGACCCATGGTCCTCAAGCTCTATGCCAGCAGCACGGATACGGAACTGTTCTGGGTGGCCTCGGTGTACCGGGAAGATCGGGAGGGCAGCCGGAAGCTCTTAACCCGCGGGTGGTTGCGGGGCTCTCAGCGTCATGTGGACTGGGATGCCTCCACCCCGTGGGAGGTGCATCACCCGCACGACCGCCGGGAGCCGCTGCGGCCTGGGGAGATCTACGAGTTCTTCCTCAACATCGTCCCTACAGGGGTGTTGCTGCGGCCCGGGGAGCGCCTGCGGCTCAAGCTGAGCTCCGCGGAGGATCCTCCCACCACCCCTCTGGAGGGGATCGGAAGCGGCAGCCTCCGGCGGCAGGCCCCTTCCCGCATCACCGTTTACCGGAACGCCCGGTTTCCCTCTTTCCTCCTGGTGCCCATCACCCGGGGGAACCTCCTCGGGAGCTTCGTGTCGGGCGGCAGGTGGCCGCAAAGCGTGGGATAA
- a CDS encoding dihydroxy-acid dehydratase: MRWRSCLSEESPRWAVRRAHWRAMGLTEEELERPKIAIVNSSSELAMCFRHLDGIAARLKETIRSAGGVPFEIRTTAPADFITSAGHGGGYVLSARDLIVNDIEVAVEGALLDGMICLSSCDKTVPAHLMAAARLDLPTLIVACGYQPSGEYRGEPVDIEDVFLHASGAAAGACDLQQVWEMADRAIRGPGVCPGMGTANSMHMACEALGMALPGSTPVLANSPRMWRTVEEAGRRIVELVLEDVRPRQILQPEAFTNAVLVMLAVGASINVVKHLQAVAKEARCPVDIYELFAQYEEKVPLLVAVRPNGKHRIEELEEAGGTLAVLKRLEPLLIPDVPTVAGRTLREILRDVTVTREEVVRPLHRPWRRRGTLLVLRGSLAPQGALVRLGAEGGPSRFSGWAKVFESQEQALEGLRKGEVRAGHVVVIRGMGPRGRPGMGMVSAFAFALDRAGLSGRVAMVSDGQVSGLLNRGLVVAEVSPEAAEGGPLAWVKDGDRITIDLEARRVDLEVSSEELEARRRTRTWSSPVEEHGWLEIYRKLVRPLRDGAILVE, translated from the coding sequence ATGCGATGGCGAAGCTGCCTATCGGAGGAATCCCCTCGATGGGCCGTGCGGAGGGCCCACTGGCGCGCCATGGGCCTCACCGAGGAGGAGCTGGAGCGGCCCAAGATCGCCATCGTCAACAGCTCCTCGGAACTGGCCATGTGCTTCCGACACCTGGACGGAATCGCGGCCCGGCTCAAGGAGACCATCCGGTCCGCGGGAGGGGTTCCCTTCGAGATCCGGACGACGGCCCCCGCGGACTTCATCACCAGCGCGGGGCACGGTGGAGGGTATGTGCTGAGCGCCCGGGACCTCATCGTGAACGACATCGAAGTAGCGGTGGAAGGGGCGCTGCTGGATGGCATGATCTGTCTTTCCTCCTGCGACAAAACCGTGCCCGCCCACCTCATGGCCGCAGCCCGCCTGGATCTTCCGACCCTTATCGTGGCATGCGGGTACCAGCCCAGCGGCGAATACCGGGGAGAACCGGTGGACATCGAGGATGTGTTCCTGCACGCCTCCGGCGCCGCCGCAGGGGCCTGCGATCTCCAGCAGGTGTGGGAGATGGCGGACCGGGCCATCCGAGGGCCCGGCGTGTGTCCGGGGATGGGAACCGCGAACTCCATGCACATGGCCTGCGAGGCCTTGGGAATGGCGTTGCCCGGGAGCACACCGGTGCTCGCGAACAGCCCCCGAATGTGGAGGACGGTGGAGGAGGCGGGTCGGCGCATCGTGGAGCTGGTGCTGGAGGATGTGCGGCCCCGGCAGATCCTGCAGCCGGAGGCGTTCACCAACGCGGTCCTGGTGATGCTGGCGGTGGGGGCGAGCATCAACGTGGTGAAGCATCTCCAGGCGGTGGCGAAGGAAGCCCGCTGCCCCGTGGACATCTACGAGCTCTTCGCGCAGTATGAGGAGAAGGTGCCGCTCCTGGTGGCGGTACGACCCAACGGGAAACACCGGATTGAGGAACTGGAGGAAGCGGGCGGGACCCTGGCCGTGCTGAAGCGGTTGGAGCCACTGCTCATTCCAGACGTCCCCACGGTCGCGGGGCGGACGCTCCGCGAGATCCTCCGGGACGTGACGGTGACCCGGGAGGAGGTAGTCCGTCCACTCCACCGCCCCTGGCGGAGGCGGGGAACCCTCCTGGTCCTGCGGGGATCCCTGGCCCCTCAGGGGGCCCTCGTGCGGTTGGGGGCGGAAGGAGGCCCGTCGCGTTTCTCCGGCTGGGCCAAGGTCTTCGAATCGCAGGAGCAGGCTTTGGAGGGGTTGCGGAAAGGGGAGGTGCGAGCTGGTCACGTGGTGGTCATCCGGGGCATGGGACCCCGAGGGAGGCCCGGCATGGGGATGGTCTCCGCGTTCGCGTTCGCCCTGGACCGGGCCGGGCTCAGCGGCCGGGTGGCGATGGTCAGCGATGGGCAGGTCTCCGGCCTGCTGAACCGTGGGCTCGTGGTGGCGGAGGTCTCTCCGGAGGCCGCGGAGGGGGGTCCCCTCGCGTGGGTGAAGGACGGGGATCGGATCACCATCGATCTCGAGGCGCGTCGGGTGGATCTCGAGGTCTCATCGGAGGAACTGGAGGCACGGCGGCGAACCCGCACGTGGAGCAGCCCGGTGGAGGAGCACGGATGGCTGGAGATCTACCGGAAGCTCGTGCGTCCCCTGAGGGATGGCGCCATCCTGGTGGAGTAA
- a CDS encoding HAD hydrolase-like protein — MATGRWPRAIFYDSKTTLFDWAWSWREAAQRIVAKYGGGVDVDEFTEDWIVMFEGFQRRAAFTRYADLTNHIRDGLRYAYRLHGIRGNPDEDVKIFLELQEQVEPFPEVLEELQRQRDLGVKILIFSDVETKYIEMYVSKLRGFRPDFVGSTEQARVHKPNPRVYFWVLRQVGLEPRDVLYCAAPQFDVQGAIACGMKAAWLRRTQGRLGRRNVTFEAGDVPADYEIEDLRELTRIVERNLRLS, encoded by the coding sequence ATGGCAACGGGAAGGTGGCCGAGGGCAATTTTCTATGACTCCAAGACCACCCTGTTCGATTGGGCGTGGAGCTGGCGGGAAGCGGCGCAGCGCATCGTGGCCAAGTACGGCGGCGGCGTAGACGTGGACGAGTTCACGGAGGACTGGATCGTGATGTTCGAGGGGTTCCAGCGTCGCGCGGCCTTTACCCGGTACGCGGATCTCACGAACCACATCCGGGACGGGCTGCGATATGCCTACCGGCTGCACGGCATCCGGGGAAACCCGGATGAGGATGTGAAGATCTTTCTGGAGCTTCAGGAGCAGGTGGAGCCGTTTCCGGAGGTACTGGAGGAGCTGCAGCGGCAGCGGGACCTGGGCGTGAAGATCCTCATCTTCTCGGACGTGGAGACGAAGTACATCGAGATGTACGTGAGCAAGCTCCGGGGATTCCGGCCGGATTTCGTGGGGAGCACGGAGCAGGCCCGGGTGCACAAGCCGAACCCGCGGGTGTACTTCTGGGTGCTTCGGCAGGTGGGTCTGGAGCCCCGGGACGTCCTCTACTGCGCCGCGCCTCAGTTCGATGTGCAGGGGGCCATCGCCTGTGGGATGAAGGCCGCGTGGCTGCGGCGCACGCAGGGGCGGCTGGGGCGCCGGAACGTGACCTTCGAGGCGGGGGATGTCCCCGCGGACTACGAGATCGAGGATCTCCGGGAGCTCACGAGGATTGTGGAGAGGAACCTCCGGCTGTCGTGA